From Calditerrivibrio sp.:
AGGCACAGTTTGGCAAAGAAAAAGCATGATGTGTTAGAAGAGAAAACAGAAGAGATTGAAGATTTAGAAGAAGATATAAGTGAAGACCTGTTAGAAGAGTTAGATATCTCTGAATCACCTGAGAACTTAGAATTGGCGATATCTTCTTTGACAGATGATTCTCTTAAAGATTTTATAAACAAAATAGACAAATATAAGCCACTTACGCGCGAAGAAGAGTACCAATTAGGTAAAAGAATTCAGGAGGGTGATCAAGAGGCTTTAAACAAGTTGATTTTGTCTAATATAAAATTTGTTGTGTCTATGGCAAACAGATATAAAAATACCGGTGTAAGTCTCAGTGATCTGATAAATCAGGGTAATTTAGGCTTAGTGGAAGCGGCGAAAAGGTTTGATCCCGACAAAGGGGTAAAGTTTATCTCCTATGCTGTATGGTGGATAAGGCAGGCGATGATACAGCTATTAGCTGAGCAGTCCGGTACAGTAAAGCTACCCATAAAACAAGCAAGCTTGTTATATAAAATCAATGAAGCTATAGAAAATCTTTCAAAGAAATACCACAGGGAACCAACTTCTGAAGAGATTTC
This genomic window contains:
- a CDS encoding RNA polymerase sigma factor RpoD/SigA, whose product is MAKKKHDVLEEKTEEIEDLEEDISEDLLEELDISESPENLELAISSLTDDSLKDFINKIDKYKPLTREEEYQLGKRIQEGDQEALNKLILSNIKFVVSMANRYKNTGVSLSDLINQGNLGLVEAAKRFDPDKGVKFISYAVWWIRQAMIQLLAEQSGTVKLPIKQASLLYKINEAIENLSKKYHREPTSEEISEYLGIPKENIENILMVSRNYLSFESPIKDGEDRTFLDLLESKAVKVEDEVINQTLKDTLYSLLQELDEREANILRMRYGLDGETPMTLEEVGNILNISRERVRQIEVRALNKLRKKAVRKRLQDYLN